One genomic window of Acetobacter sp. includes the following:
- a CDS encoding tyrosine-type recombinase/integrase, which produces MTRADVVELHQGLKETPYQANRVLGVLANIPRIDGNPYVITGKMEGQYLTDIQKPRRRLRTRAGLDTLRIHDLRHSFASDALQLGADLTMIGRLLGHTQVQTTARYAHLKTDPVRTTANKVADAIASALGHVALENRVN; this is translated from the coding sequence GTGACCCGCGCCGATGTCGTCGAATTGCACCAAGGGCTGAAAGAGACACCCTATCAGGCCAACCGGGTGCTGGGCGTGCTGGCGAACATTCCCCGGATCGACGGCAATCCCTATGTGATCACCGGGAAGATGGAGGGCCAGTATCTGACCGACATCCAGAAACCCCGGCGGCGGCTTCGCACACGGGCCGGGCTGGACACGCTGCGTATCCATGATCTGCGCCATTCCTTCGCCTCGGACGCGCTCCAGCTTGGCGCGGACCTGACCATGATCGGGCGGCTGCTGGGCCATACGCAGGTACAGACCACCGCGCGGTATGCCCACCTCAAGACCGATCCCGTCCGCACCACCGCCAACAAGGTGGCGGATGCCATCGCCAGCGCGCTCGGGCACGTCGCGCTAGAAAACAGGGTCAACTAA